DNA sequence from the Geobacter sp. AOG2 genome:
AAAATCCGACTTGTCCACGAAAAAGAGTTTGTTGCTGTTGTTGGTGACCTCCCTGATTTTTCCCATAAAACCGTAAAACTGCCCCGGTAATCCGATGGATTTATAGGTGATCTTGGTGTTTTTAACGTTTATGAACTGGATCTGCCCCTTCCGCACGATGTTGTCCGAATAGGACACGATGATCACCAGGATCAGGGCGATCGCAATGCCGGAACCGCCGTATTTTTTCACGGAAAGGGGTACGTTGTCCGTCTGGTCATTGTCCAGTACACGCATTGTGAGATCGAGTACCAGAAAGAAGTGAAACAGCAGCACGATGGCGATATTGAGGATGTTGTGCTCATGGCTTCTGCCGAAAAAGTAAATAGAATCGCCTATGGCGCAGTACGTCAGCATAAAGCCGCTGGCAAGGTAGGCGGGGGTCACCTGATTGCGCAACCTGAATAGCAGTATCACGGAGACGCTGAAGAGGGCGGGCACATACCAGTAAAAGGAGTCTCGGGCGATCTGAATGAATCCGATGCCAATTTTTTGGTAGTAGCCGGCGTAATTGCCATACTCCGTATTTCGGAACAGGAAATAGCTTGTGATACCGAAGAGGATGAGGATCGAAAGCGGAAGCATAGCGCGCTTCAACTGTTCCAGAAGGCTCTTCAGGAACGGGGGTCTTTGCTCGCTGCCCAGATAGCCGACCAGCCATAAGGAGATGATAAGTTGGATGTAGGCGGCGCTATAAATGATGCCGAAGTTTTTCAGCAGAAGCATCAGCAGCCCGCATACCAGACCGGCTGCCCAGTGATAGGGCCCCAGGCGGTAGACCACCAGCAGCAAGGAAATCCAGAGGTCGAGCCTGATGGGTGTGGTCTGAAAGGTCAGGGTCGCGTCGAAGGGGGTGGCGTAGATACGCCCCAGGACCAAGGCCACCAGAAGGAATACGGAAAGCTCCTTTTTCAGAAAAAGCCTGCGGGACAGGAGGTAGACGCACAGAAAGGCCAGATAATAGGCTGCTTGGCCGAGAACCCGAAATTGGGCGAGGTCCAGCCCCATTTTCATCCAGCCCGCCGCCAGCAGGGAGGGAAGCAGGTCGTACTGGAAGTAGATGTCGGACAGGGCAGCGCCATGCAACAGTCGGAGAGCAGGCGCGAAAACGTAGGTATAATCCCTCCAGCCGAATGCGGAGGCTGCCAGAAAACAGGGAGGGACCAGCAGCAGTGCCGCCAGCAGGGGCTCCCACCGGGTAAAACGCCGGTTAAGGTAATAGAGCAGTGCGGTCGGTGGAGATACAACCAGGATGATCAGAAGAGACTGGAAGATCATGTCCGATAGTGTTGGGACCTCCATGCTGTTCCAGGGAGGGATAAAGCCGATGGTCAGGCAATAGGAGGCTGAGGCTGCCACTCCCAGGCACAATAGCGCGCGTCGGGCATTACTGCCGGTGATATGCCTGAGAAAAAAGGAGAGCGTGAAGGCGCTGACGATGTTGACGAATACCAGGATGTAGAGCGCATAGATCTCGACGCCGTCATGCTCCCCGGTGGCACTGAGAATCCATGGGGTGATGTCTTCCGCTTTGAAGGGGATGTTCTGTGCCCATATCCAAGGCGCCAGCAGATAGTAGCAATAGTACCAGAGGCCGGTGGCGGACAGAGCCAGCAGCACGGTTTCCAGGAGTTCCGAAATCGGGTTACGGCTCATGTGTACCTCATGATGCATGTGTTCCATTATTTGGCCTTGCAGCAGGCAGCAGACCAGAGCTGCCGGTAAGCGGTGGCGATGCCTTGGGCATCGAGCCCCGATCGGGAGAGCAAGGTATCGCGATCATAACAGGCGTCTGGAAATTGCATCGGTATGGCAAGCATCCGAAAACGGTTGCCACTGCCAGTTTCCGCAATAATCCTGGCGATTTCCTGCCCCATTCCTCCGGTAGCGACGTGCTCTTCCACGGTCAGGAGCGGTCCGCCTCCGGCGACAATGGTACGAAGGTATTCTTCGGGGAATGGTCGGAGGGTCGCGACACGGACGATGGCAGGGTGAATGCCGACCTGGTTGAGCATGGCGGCGGCCTTCAGCGTTTCGTGGAGAATGAAGCCGCAGGTTACGAGAGTGCCGTCTGTCCCTTCCCGCACAAGGGCTGGTTTGGAGATGTCCGGGGTGCTGTCGAGGGATTTGAAGACATGGGGCTCTTTGTTGCGCCCCAGACGCAGATAGGCAGGGCTGTCGAGGGAGGCTGCCTCCCGGACGCACAGGCGAACCTCGTGAGGATCGGCGGGGGTCCAGATTTTTATCTGCGGAAGACAGCTCAATACGCCGATGTCGTCAACCCCGTGGTGGGTCGAACCGTTCGGGCCATAAGCAAATCCTCCTCCGACACCCACTACCACGACATTTGCCTTGTTATAGCAGAGATCGATCTTGATTTGTTCAAGGCAGCGTAGCGTCACAAAAGGGGTGATCGAGTAGACGAACGGCAAAAGGCCGGTCTTTGCCAGACCCGCCGCGTAGCCGACCATGCCGGCCTCGCGGATGCCGCAGTTTATGACCCTGGCCGGGTCATGTTCCCGGAGTTGGTCGAAGAGCTTGTAGCCCAGGTCGCCGGTCAGGAAGACCACCCGGCGGTCATGGCGGAAAAGGGTATAAAGCTCGGAAAAGAAGGCGTCACGCATCGGCAAGCCCCTTCAGCGCTTCTTCGCGGTCATCGCCCTGGACGGGACGGTAATGCCACTCAAGATCGCCTTCCATGAAATTGACCCCTCTCCCCTTGACGGTGCGGCAGAGCACAACCCGCGGTTTTCCAACAGTGGCGGGGCGGCCCAGGGTTCTAACAAGCTCCCGGTAGTCGTGGCCGTCGGCCTCCTCGACCTCCCAACCGAAACCCTTCCAACAGTCGGCCAGTCTGACGGCCGGGGAAACCTCGTCGCAGGCGCCGCAGGCCTGAAGACCGTTGCAGTCGACAATCGCCACCAGGTTATCCAACTTGTCCGTGCTGGCCAATGCCGCCGCCTCCCAGACGCTTCCTTCATTACACTCGCCATCGCCCAGTAGGACGAAAACTCTGGCTCCAAGCCCCTGGAGTTTGATTCCGGCGGCCATGCCCGCGCCTATCGCAAGACCATGTCCGAGAGTGCCGGTGGCACACTCCACCCCGGTGACCTTTCCCGCGATGGGGTGTTCGGCAAGGATGGAACCGTTGTGGCCGTAGGTTGCCAGCACCTGGCGGTCGATAAATCCCATCTGGGCAAGGACCGCGTAGAGCGCCATGCAACCGTGTCCTTTGGAGAGGACAAAACGGTCCCGCCCAGGGCTCTCCACGGCGGCGGGGGTACAGTTCATGACCTCTGCATAAAGTGCCGCGAGTATGTCGATGCATGATAACGCCACGCCCACATGCCCTGAGTGTTCCGCCATCTTGATGATATCGCGGCGCAGGCCGTTCAGGAGGTCCGCAGTTTTTTGATTAACCGAATGATCTGTCATGGTAATTGTGCAACCTTCACTGAGTAGTCACGCAGGGGATAAGGCCAAAATAACAGTATTGGCGGGACTATCTCCTAGCGATCGAGAAAACCGGGGGGGACGTATCTGTATATCCCTATCGTCGGACCCGTGAACAGTTGTTCCCTGTCCCGCGTATAATCCAGGAGGAACGCCAACCCTCTTGCCAAGTCATTATTGAGATAGAAAGGGTATGACCCGTCTGAAAAATATTCTCTCGGGGCGAACTTCCTGACCAGGGGCAGCGAAAAAACCTTGCCATAAAATTCTGCTTCTGCATGGTATTTTCCGATCTCGCCCAAGTATCGGTCATATAAGCCCGACGAAACAATTACATAGCGGATCGTCTTGTTTTTGTCCAGCGTATTGTAGGCGTTAAGAACGCTTCCGTCGCGCATATTGCTGGGATAAAAGGGGGTGAAGCCTTCATAGAGGGTATTTTCTTCCGCAATGCCTGCCTTTTGAGTGAACAGGTATGAAGCAAATCGGGTATCTTTCAGGGTGAATTGCGCCGTCATGACTGAACTGGCAATCAGCAGCTTGCATACGATGAGGAAAAGCGCCACACACCAGAAGGGGAAGAGGTACCTTCTGGATAGTTGCACCGCTTTCTCATGGGCGACATTGATCCCGTATGCCGAAACAAGCAGGGGACAGGTATACATGGGCAATGCCCACCGCTCCCAGTGCAGGCCGACCTTGCTGAGCACCATCCAGTAGAATAAACCAAAAAAAACCGGCAGGGCGTACGGTTTTTCCTTCCGAACGATGTAAACCCCTCCCAGAAAGAAAAAGAGCAACATGATCACGCCGGAAAAATCCAGATATGACGTGGCATAGAAGGCCATGTTCCCCGGCCAGCCCAGGCCGTCCGCTCCCAGATGGATCGGGTAGGCGTTCACCAATACCGCTTTTATCGCTTTGTCATAGTTGAGGAAAAGATATGGCGAGGCCAGGAAAAGAAACAGCAAAAAAGCCGAAACGGTCTCTGAAAGCCTTTTCAACAAAACGGTTCTTTCCCTAAAGTGTTTACTGATGATGACTGATACCATGAGCAGCAGAGTCAACCCGCCCGGATATTTTACACTAAGGGAGAGTGCGCAAAATAAGGCGCCTGCCAACAAGTTTCTGTGGGAAGGGTGTTTCAAATATCTGACGGCAAACAGGATTACGGACAAAATGAACAGAGCCAGAGGCATGTCCGCGGTAATATAGTGAGAATGATCCACATAGGAGGGAAATATCGCCACGAGAAGCGCTGCAATCAGGCCGGTATTCGCATTGAACTCTTTCCCGATAAGGTATGCTGCGACAATACAGGCGGTTCCCAGCAGAGCGACAAAAATCCGTGATATCCGATAAAATAGCAATTTGTGGTCATCAAAGGTTTTCGTGAGAGGTTGTTTGTACACGAGATGACTCGCCGCATGGTAAAGTACCGCATTGGCATAGATGTCGAAATGATCGGGGTGGTTGTATTCGCCAGGGTCCAACGAAGATCGCTTGGCCATATCGAACGGGACATCCGCAACAACTGGCTCATCCGGGTGGAGAAGAAAGGGAAATCCCCAATCGGACCCGATGACCCTGAGGGAAAGCCCCAGAAAAATTATTGCGAGTAACGTTATCCGCTTCATAAACTTGTCTCGTCCCCTTCAGTGACGATACGCTCCCGTCAGGTCAAAAAACCGTATTCTGAAGATATCCGTGAACATACGCAGTGAATCGCGGACCAGACTGACTTTTGAGCCTGCTAT
Encoded proteins:
- a CDS encoding glycosyltransferase family 39 protein, with protein sequence MDPGEYNHPDHFDIYANAVLYHAASHLVYKQPLTKTFDDHKLLFYRISRIFVALLGTACIVAAYLIGKEFNANTGLIAALLVAIFPSYVDHSHYITADMPLALFILSVILFAVRYLKHPSHRNLLAGALFCALSLSVKYPGGLTLLLMVSVIISKHFRERTVLLKRLSETVSAFLLFLFLASPYLFLNYDKAIKAVLVNAYPIHLGADGLGWPGNMAFYATSYLDFSGVIMLLFFFLGGVYIVRKEKPYALPVFFGLFYWMVLSKVGLHWERWALPMYTCPLLVSAYGINVAHEKAVQLSRRYLFPFWCVALFLIVCKLLIASSVMTAQFTLKDTRFASYLFTQKAGIAEENTLYEGFTPFYPSNMRDGSVLNAYNTLDKNKTIRYVIVSSGLYDRYLGEIGKYHAEAEFYGKVFSLPLVRKFAPREYFSDGSYPFYLNNDLARGLAFLLDYTRDREQLFTGPTIGIYRYVPPGFLDR
- a CDS encoding transketolase family protein, translating into MRDAFFSELYTLFRHDRRVVFLTGDLGYKLFDQLREHDPARVINCGIREAGMVGYAAGLAKTGLLPFVYSITPFVTLRCLEQIKIDLCYNKANVVVVGVGGGFAYGPNGSTHHGVDDIGVLSCLPQIKIWTPADPHEVRLCVREAASLDSPAYLRLGRNKEPHVFKSLDSTPDISKPALVREGTDGTLVTCGFILHETLKAAAMLNQVGIHPAIVRVATLRPFPEEYLRTIVAGGGPLLTVEEHVATGGMGQEIARIIAETGSGNRFRMLAIPMQFPDACYDRDTLLSRSGLDAQGIATAYRQLWSAACCKAK
- a CDS encoding transketolase, with protein sequence MTDHSVNQKTADLLNGLRRDIIKMAEHSGHVGVALSCIDILAALYAEVMNCTPAAVESPGRDRFVLSKGHGCMALYAVLAQMGFIDRQVLATYGHNGSILAEHPIAGKVTGVECATGTLGHGLAIGAGMAAGIKLQGLGARVFVLLGDGECNEGSVWEAAALASTDKLDNLVAIVDCNGLQACGACDEVSPAVRLADCWKGFGWEVEEADGHDYRELVRTLGRPATVGKPRVVLCRTVKGRGVNFMEGDLEWHYRPVQGDDREEALKGLADA